A window of Corallococcus macrosporus DSM 14697 contains these coding sequences:
- the era gene encoding GTPase Era yields the protein MAPPKTHRSGFAALIGRPNVGKSTLLNALTGEKIAIVSPKPQTTRNRILGVVTRPEGQVAFIDTPGIHQAKGELNRYMVEVALQAAEEVDLVLFLIEPPASEKPEVSPGNRAILERLQKIGKPTFLVINKIDSVPKAQLLPLIDLYRQEFPFAEVVPISAREKDGVERLFHTVLGHLPEGENVFDEDMLTDQQERALVAEYIREQVLRHCRQEIPYSTAVVVDIFDESEREPRPGTPPNQLGGLIRIAASIFVERDSQKAIIIGKQGQMLKTIGTDARKSVQRLLGAHVYLDLRVRVEPRWSERPEGLKKLGYD from the coding sequence ATGGCCCCCCCCAAGACACACCGCAGCGGCTTCGCCGCCCTCATCGGGCGCCCCAACGTGGGCAAGAGCACGCTGCTCAATGCACTGACGGGCGAAAAAATCGCCATCGTCTCCCCCAAGCCGCAGACGACGCGCAACCGCATCCTCGGCGTCGTCACCCGTCCGGAAGGACAGGTGGCCTTCATCGACACACCGGGCATCCACCAGGCCAAGGGCGAGCTGAACCGCTACATGGTCGAGGTGGCGCTCCAGGCGGCCGAGGAGGTGGACCTGGTCCTCTTCCTCATCGAGCCCCCCGCGAGCGAGAAGCCCGAGGTGAGCCCGGGCAACCGCGCCATCCTCGAGCGGCTGCAGAAGATCGGCAAGCCGACCTTCCTGGTCATCAACAAGATCGACAGCGTGCCCAAGGCGCAGCTCCTGCCGCTCATCGACCTGTACCGCCAGGAGTTCCCCTTCGCGGAGGTGGTCCCCATCTCCGCGCGGGAGAAGGACGGCGTGGAGCGGCTGTTCCACACCGTCCTGGGCCACCTGCCCGAAGGGGAGAATGTCTTCGACGAGGACATGCTCACCGACCAGCAGGAGCGCGCGCTGGTGGCGGAGTACATCCGCGAGCAGGTGCTGCGGCACTGCCGCCAGGAGATTCCGTACTCCACGGCGGTGGTGGTGGACATCTTCGACGAGTCCGAGCGCGAGCCCCGGCCGGGCACGCCGCCGAACCAGCTGGGCGGGCTGATCCGCATCGCCGCGTCCATCTTCGTGGAGCGCGACAGCCAGAAGGCCATCATCATCGGCAAGCAGGGACAGATGCTGAAGACCATTGGCACCGACGCGCGCAAGTCCGTTCAGCGGCTGCTGGGCGCGCACGTGTACCTGGACCTGCGCGTCCGCGTGGAGCCGCGCTGGAGCGAGCGCCCCGAAGGCCTC